TTTTTCGTAGTTTAGGATTAAGGGTCTTGTTGAGTTGATGCTGTATGTAGGAATCATAGGAGGTGTATCCTGGTCGGATTCTGAGGTCCTTGATGGCAGAGGGAGGGTTTTGCGGTGGTGGGTTGGTGGTTGTTTTTagaatgaagaagaagagaaagagaggaaaggaaaggaaaaggaagagaagaaaGTATTTGAGTATATGAGGTTTCTGTTTCATGTTTTGCATGTATCTAGCCATCTATCTACAAACTAAAAACTAAAACTTTCTCTGTTAAAAAACATTTTCCTTTCCCCTCCTCCCTGGAGAATTGTTTTCCGTCTTGTTCAGGTTATGTGCTGGTTGCATGAAAGAGATGGAGGGAGGGAGAGTTGAGCCAATGAAGGAGTGACATGTGGTAGGGTAATGGAGGAGTAAATGGGTTATGAAATGAAAGAATCGATGGTTGCAAAGTATATATGGCTTAGTTTGGACGGCTACTACTCTTGGCAATAATGATTCAATGTAGGTGAGGGATAAATTTTTGTGGTGGACCATCTTTATATATTTGCCTAGTTGATTCAATCATGAAGAGTCGCCATTGAAGTTATAATTATaagcaattaaattattaattaatgattaattagTTGCTAATTTTACCTATAATATGCATCAATTTTGGTtgttttaaatgaattaaagtaTGAATAGAGAGAGTAGTTGGTAGAATTCATGCTTAGTTGTTATTGTTCTAACTATGGTTGGCATgcaaattaagaaattattttttttcctttgataATTTTGTTAGGTTGTTAGGAGAGACGCATGTGACTAATCATCAAATGCTTTTATTATTGATTATGTTAATAAATCAAGTTTTGCTTGGAGTTTAGATTAAAAACCAGaggaaaatagagaaaaaatatTAACGAGAAAAAATACAGTTTTTTTTAATTGGAAATTGAGGATTAGGATTGGGAGAGTAGAATCTGAAATTTCTCATATTTACTAAAATATACTGAATATCGAAATAAACttgtgaataattttttttttattacatgggttaattataatattattatattgttGTGTATAGCCGTTGAAATGACTCCAACTAATTAACTGTGAATTAATTCATTTCTATCCAACCTAGCATCATCCTCTTCCTAGAGTTAGAGAAACTTGAAGATGGTAATAGAATATCTACACACACAGAGAGAGTCTGCAATAAACTTGAGGCTAGAtaataaacaattaattaagAACTAACTACACTTGAAAGATCAAAATTAGACAGGAGGAAAGGAAACCAGGAAAAAAATCCAAGAGATTTTCATTAATATAAGGTGCAATTACAAGTAAAATTTTTCTGCCATTACACCTCCACCACCcacatgcacatgtatatataaCAATCTCACTACTCAGACCTCAtcctgttgagttggttcaaaGCTGGCTGTAGAATATTATACAGCACCCACAGAATAGCAGGAGCAACCACAAACAACAGCAGTTGACCCCTGTTGTCATTTGTTGCATCAGCAATCATAGCAATTTCACTTGCTGATGCCTCTGAGGCCGCCATCAACCCTGTTGCAGCCAACCCACCGAGCCCAAGTCCAATTATCACCCCCTTGGTCTCCCTCATGCGGTTCAATTGGTTAAGTGCTGGTTGCAGGATGTTGAACAGTACCCAACCTATGGCTGGTATTATGGGAAGCAAAAGTGCTAAGCCACGGTTGTCTCCTTCTGCAGCTATTTCTGCTATTTGTTGGGCAGCCAAGGCTGGATCACATGAGCTCAAAGTAGAAAAGATGGCTCCTGCTATTGCAGTACTTGCAAGAGCTGTGTTGTTAGTTGGCCTTGAGATTGTTAAACCTTTGGGGAGGTCTTGCATGGAGAGAAGAGAAATGGGTTTTGTAGATGGCTTGTTTTGGTTGATGTTTTTGGTTGAGTTGATGCTCAAGCACTTGGCGTTTAACATTGCCATTGTAGCCATAGCTGTTGCCATTGATTGATGATTCTTGGTGTTGTTAGGGGAAGCTAGCTCTCTAGTTTTCTCGGGTGATGATCTAGGCAATGGTAGACAACAAATGAGCTCTCTGCCAGGACAAGATAGTAAAGCCAACTCAAGGAAACATGGTCCAATAGAATTGTGATTTCTAGATACTTCTCTTATCCATAGTGTGGAAATGGAAACATATGGACCTCACATTTCAATTTCTTATCACTTTCTTTCAActgaatttattttcatttagagACCATAATCCTTTGATTTAAACCTAATCAAATTTAAACCTAATCCAGTAGTGTGGAGATACAACCAAGAATTAATgctaataaaggtccatagctCTCCTCTACTTCTCCGTGGCTTAATGCAAAATGGATTGTAAAGCTGGGCTGCCTATTGGCCTCCCAGGCATTCGGAGGGTCTTCCAGCCCTTTCCTGCTTTACTTTGCACATCAGAAGCCCAGGTATCtgggctctttttttttttttctgcttgATAGTTGATATTTTTATTGCAGTTATTGTTGAAAAtgcacatttttattatattatttaagaatattaacttaattattaattttttataattaataatgatattaattttaattttataattttaatatcctctaattaatacatttgaaaaatataatatttttttaaaatatctcaaaCTCCCAGAGCTGGAAGCCCACGTCTCCTCTGAAATTTCTTCTCTCGCTCTCTTCGCTTGCACAAAGCAAACGACACCCGCTCGCTCTGCTCCAACAACCTCTGCAACACCGAACATAGCAACCTAAATTCTCGGTCTCCATAAGTACCTCAAATGTCCACTTATCTGTCTTCTTCGTTACCCAACCTCGTCCTCTCCCCTTTCCCGGACCGAAGCAGAACCTCAAACCTTGCTCAATTCAGTTCCTTCTCTACCCACAAACCGTTTCTTCGTGGGTCGGTCTGCGTCGCTCGTTTTGGGTTCAAACCCGGTCTTTTTCCGGACCCAGATGGCGCTGCCGACGGCTTGGTTAAGGATTTGTTTAGCAGAGCTGAGAGTGTTCTTTATACGATTGCCGATGCAGCTGTCTCGAATTCGGATAATGTTACAACTACAACCAAACAGAACAGTGATTGGCTTTCTGGTATCACCTATTATATGGAAAGTGTTCTAAAGGTGTGTTCTTTCAGTTTCacttttttatgtaattttattggGTCAAGGAATTTGTACTTAAAAAATGGCTGTGTATTTCAATTCCACTTCAGGTTTTAAAAGATGGGTTATCTACTCTGCATGTTCCTTATGCTTATGGGTTCGCAATTATACTCCTAACTGTTCTTGTTAAGGCTGCGACTTTCCCTTTGACTAAGAAGCAGGTTTGTGTCAATACTGAAGCTCTTATTTGAGTTCGTGTGAAGAATTTTGTACATGTTTGTAAATTTGTTTTGTGGCAGGTAGAATCTACAATGGCAATGCGATCCCTGCAGCCTCAGATAAAGGCTATTCAGCAACGATATGCTGGAGATCAGGTGAATGTTTGTTCTTGATGCTGAATTATATGTCACTTACTGTCTGCCACAGTACAAACTAATGTAAGTTCTGTAGCTTTATGGCTTCTTCCTATTTATTTACCACGTTTATTACTTGTTTTTACTGGCAGGAGAGAATTCAACTTGAGACAGCCAGATTGTATAAACTAGCCGGCATAAACCCGTTTGCAGGTACTTCTATTGCTTAGCTATTATAGATTTGATACAATCTCTGAACGATAATTGTAAGTTTTTGGGATTTCATCTATGCTTTGGTTGATTTTCTTTGATTCTGGATAACCATTGATATGTTTACAAATACTGATAGATTGCTGAAAACATCAAGTATTTCTAAACATCGTATTGGTATCTGTCATGATTCCTCTCTTCTGTGAAGTTAAGCAACCTTCTATGCACAAATCATCAGCTTCAGGTTATTGGTTTAGTTGTACAATGAAAGTTTCTAAGACTTGGTTCAAAGTTTCTAAACTTGAGACTTTCGCTTGTGCCTGCTTACAAGATACTATTGTTTCTTTCCAGGGCTTTATCTTTGAACCTTTTCCAATGTGTTTGTGGCATCTGATTGTAATGTTCTTTTGGGACAATTATAAAAAGAGCGAATTTTAAGGATTAATGATTTTATCTATTCATGTGCTACAATTTATCTAGATTATAACTGTTGATTACCAGTTTTGTTTAAAGAGATTTTCTTTACCTTTTGATGTGgaatgaacttttctttccttgcTATTCTAAGTTGCCAATcgctttaatttctttttactgCTGTTGCCAGGGTGCCTACCTACTCTAGCGACAATACCAGTATGGATTGGACTATATAGAGCCCTTTCAAATGTAGCGGATGAAGTAAGACCCCgagtttattaattttcttgttgcttctgggttttttttttccttttctaaatTAATCTCCATGTCTGATATGAAGGGACTTCTTACTGAAGGCTTCTTTTGGATACCCTCCCTTGCTGGTCCAACTACAATTGCTGCTCGTCAAAATGGCAGTGGCATTTCTTGGCTGTTCCCTTTTGTTGTGAGTGCCTTTGTACAAATTCTGGACCCTTTTGGTGGAAAAGTGTGTCATAACTTGGTGGATATCATACTCCAGTCAAGCATCTTGTTGctttttatatattaagatAAGAGTTAGTTGAACCATAATTAAAAAATGTCTTATCTTGTTCTCTTAAATGTAGTTGTGTAGTTTAGTCAAGTATTGCAGTCCGCAgagttttttttccccttttcttagGCATTTTTTTTGTCTTTCAGATATAGTAAATAATTGTAGTAGAGTTATCATACCTGATTGTTCTTGTCCCGGAATGATGGAACTTATTCTAGGTGGTTTGCTTTTTCTCCCTCGCAGGATGGACATCCGCCTCTTGGGTGGTCTGATACCTTGGCATATCTTGTCTTGCCTGTGTTGCTGGTAGTTTCACAATACATTTCTGTTCAAATCATGCAATCATCACAGGTCAGTCATCTCCCAAGTTAGGGTTGCTCTGTGAGGAAATTAATGCTTACCCGACCTGTGAGCTAAAGCCTGGGTTTGGAATGAGTTTTCAGGGAGAAATAGAAATCATATAATTTTGCCAGCTTTTGACTTTCTATTTTTCATTAACTTTGCTTCCAGTATCCGTTACTTTTTCAGACTGTAATAAGTGTTTGCCATTTGCAGAGTAATGATCCAAATATGAAGAGTTCTCAAGCGGTAACAAAGCTCTTGCCACTAATGATTGgttatttttctctttcagttcCCTCTGGTCTGAGCCTTTATTGGTGAGCAGACGTTGAGCCTTTCAATTTTATGATCACTGTGAAATTTCCTTTAGGATTTTGTTTTCAGCCATTCTCATAAAACCTGTTTTCCACCATATTTCTCCCTATATTTTTCTAGAACTTGTGTGTGATATTGTGCAGGTTCACAAATAACATATTGAGCACAGCACAACAGGTGTGGCTTCAGAAGTTAGGGGGTGCAAAGAATCCTGTGATCCCAGAAGATCAACTTTCGGTTCAGAAATCAGTCCCTGAATTGGATTCGACAAAATATAAGGCTGAACAAGTTGAGAAGTTGACACCAGAAGGGCTACGTCCTGGTGAAAGGTTTCTCAGTTTTGCGAATCTGTGTCTTGTTTTCCACCATCATGGTTGTTTTTGGTCTAAATTTGTCTATTCATTCAGATTTAAACAGCTAAAGGAGCAAGAGGCCAAAAGAAGACAacaaagagaagaagagaagagaaaagcGGAAGAGGCTGCTGCAAAAATAAATCCACTACCAAATGGTAGTCCTGGATATGCATCTGAGAGGGAAAATGGGGTGAGTTTGGCTGTTACTGATGTATCGGAGAAGTCTGCAAACAGCATTAGCAATTCCTCTACCATTGGAGTTGTAAATGGTGATTTATCTGGGCAGAACCTTAAGAAAGATGAGAAGACGACGTCCATGTTTAGCACGGAAAAAGGTGAAGTTTCTGATCTTGAGGCCTCTGGAATCAGTGAACATCAGGCCTATGAAAATAAACAACAGGTAAAATTGTAACAATGCTTTATGATCTAGGACTGGTTTACTCGTAATTATTTGATAACCTTCAGGAAAAAAGTGACTGCACTCTGAATTCATTTGTTGTCTTGCTTTGTGCAATACATAATTCTTTTTCATTGTTCATAGTTCTCGGTAGTTCTGTTGATTTGACTGAACAGAAAAAGTGAGAGCTAGCTGGAAAATTCTTCCTCCTGAAGTTATGCATAAATTTAGATTAGTCCATGGACATGCAAAGTGCATGGTGAGGTCGAGAAAGGCAATACTGgaattttcaaattactttGTGTGTGTAGCTAGTAGATATCATGTTTCGTATAGCAACTTTATTTTCGTCTTTGATGTCTGGACTCTTAATTTCACAACTAGAAATTAGATAGTTAGAAATTTATGAATCACGACGATAAAGGTCTATTTTCT
This genomic interval from Manihot esculenta cultivar AM560-2 chromosome 12, M.esculenta_v8, whole genome shotgun sequence contains the following:
- the LOC110627927 gene encoding ALBINO3-like protein 1, chloroplastic isoform X2, with the translated sequence MSTYLSSSLPNLVLSPFPDRSRTSNLAQFSSFSTHKPFLRGSVCVARFGFKPGLFPDPDGAADGLVKDLFSRAESVLYTIADAAVSNSDNVTTTTKQNSDWLSGITYYMESVLKVLKDGLSTLHVPYAYGFAIILLTVLVKAATFPLTKKQVESTMAMRSLQPQIKAIQQRYAGDQERIQLETARLYKLAGINPFAGCLPTLATIPVWIGLYRALSNVADEGLLTEGFFWIPSLAGPTTIAARQNGSGISWLFPFVDGHPPLGWSDTLAYLVLPVLLVVSQYISVQIMQSSQSNDPNMKSSQAVTKLLPLMIGYFSLSVPSGLSLYWFTNNILSTAQQVWLQKLGGAKNPVIPEDQLSVQKSVPELDSTKYKAEQVEKLTPEGLRPGERFKQLKEQEAKRRQQREEEKRKAEEAAAKINPLPNGSPGYASERENGNLKKDEKTTSMFSTEKGEVSDLEASGISEHQAYENKQQEVVEVHGSTTTDSKHSEEDMHQVTRD
- the LOC110627928 gene encoding photosystem II core complex proteins psbY, chloroplastic, producing MATAMATMAMLNAKCLSINSTKNINQNKPSTKPISLLSMQDLPKGLTISRPTNNTALASTAIAGAIFSTLSSCDPALAAQQIAEIAAEGDNRGLALLLPIIPAIGWVLFNILQPALNQLNRMRETKGVIIGLGLGGLAATGLMAASEASASEIAMIADATNDNRGQLLLFVVAPAILWVLYNILQPALNQLNRMRSE
- the LOC110627927 gene encoding ALBINO3-like protein 1, chloroplastic isoform X1; the encoded protein is MSTYLSSSLPNLVLSPFPDRSRTSNLAQFSSFSTHKPFLRGSVCVARFGFKPGLFPDPDGAADGLVKDLFSRAESVLYTIADAAVSNSDNVTTTTKQNSDWLSGITYYMESVLKVLKDGLSTLHVPYAYGFAIILLTVLVKAATFPLTKKQVESTMAMRSLQPQIKAIQQRYAGDQERIQLETARLYKLAGINPFAGCLPTLATIPVWIGLYRALSNVADEGLLTEGFFWIPSLAGPTTIAARQNGSGISWLFPFVDGHPPLGWSDTLAYLVLPVLLVVSQYISVQIMQSSQSNDPNMKSSQAVTKLLPLMIGYFSLSVPSGLSLYWFTNNILSTAQQVWLQKLGGAKNPVIPEDQLSVQKSVPELDSTKYKAEQVEKLTPEGLRPGERFKQLKEQEAKRRQQREEEKRKAEEAAAKINPLPNGSPGYASERENGVSLAVTDVSEKSANSISNSSTIGVVNGDLSGQNLKKDEKTTSMFSTEKGEVSDLEASGISEHQAYENKQQEVVEVHGSTTTDSKHSEEDMHQVTRD